TTACTGGCAAATACTGGCagcatttgttgtttgtgttaagACAAATGTTTTACAAGAACCACATGTTATGAATGAAAATtctaaaataaactttttaccATGGCTGGCTGtgtctgaggctgctgctgtgagttAGACTGGCCATCATTCCCATCGTCACGAAACCAGTGCACCCTGATGAAGCGGTTGTTGAGAACGGCCTCTGTGCTTTGCACAGCTCGCTTGGCCTCGTCTGGAGAGGCAAACTGGATCAGCGCACCTTCTGGGTCATTCTGGTAGGCCACctgttaaaagaaataaaaatgttactATGAGGCAGTCGACCAGCTGGTGTATTCAAACTTAACTTCTTAAGTTATCGTATGAACACAAGAGGAACTATGATGTGACTTCCGCTTACTGTCCatcacagtaaaaaaacagtGCATGACAGCATTTGGAAGACAGTAGATAGTTTATTTTGTAGTACTTTTTAGGTACCTCAGATTCCAGGCCTTTAGTTCTCACTGGCATTTTCAATTTCATCCCTTGTTGCAGTACACAATAACAAGATATTTTATTGAGTACTAACCATCAAAGCTGTGACGTTCATATCTACAGTACCACATAAGGACTGACCTGTAGGTTGACGATGGTGCCAAACTTGCTGAAATGTTCATTGAGTTTGCTGATGTTGTTGAGCTCAGGGGGAATCTGCCGAACCAGCAGCTTGGCGTTCGGAGAGAATGGGACTCTTTTGTGGTAACCCTGGTGGTTTGGTTTGTTAAAGTTGGGTctgagcagaaaagaaaaattgtcAAACAATTCAATGAGGAACATAGCTGAGTCAATATGTGCTTAACCAACAACTCTGAAGGCAGCACATGACTTTTATTAAGACATTACGGGAAAAGGCTTACTTGTCAAACCAAGGTTTCTTGCAAGGGAGGCCTCCATCATGGGAGACAGCTGGTCTCTTTCTTGAATCAGACTCCATAACGATCCTCATACTATTGTTTGGAATCTTATCTGTTCAGGGAAAAACTCTGACAGGTCAGCTCTGAGACTACAACACagctaaaggaaaaaaagctcaCAACTCTGAGGCAAGACTTTTACAGAAACAGCCAAAACAGCAGCACTTACTACTGGTTTTCTCCTTGTTTATAAAAAAGTAACAGGTCATTATATTGGCAAAAGTACTAAGCATACTGATGATAGTTGATGAGAGTACATGCATGTTGTAAGACAATATATTCAAAGCTCGGATTGTTCAGTTGATGTGAACAATACCTCTCTGCGGCTGGTCCACCTCCCCCATTGTGAGGCCAATCAGGTTGGGTCTCTGGGCATTGACTCTGTGGCGGTAGATCGGCCTGGAAGTATTAGTGATGCTGGGAGCCTCAGGATTGTACACATCTGACTCATAGTTGTCTGAtcaggggagggggagagggggggagagagagagagagagagagagagagagagagagagagagagagagagagagagagacagagagagagaactcacaaaacagcacaacaagGTACAGTAAGATAGTACAAAGCTGAATTTGTAACAAAACCACTACCTGGGGTGAAGAGTGGCACTGGGGCCTGGGGAAGGGAGGGCCGCATCCCAGAAGTGACAATAGTGGGAACAGAGCTGGTGATAGAATTGGGAGGAGCATCCATGCCTGATGGTTGCAGTGGAGGAAGCGGAGGAGGCGGACCTGTGTGAGacagagtaaaacaaaaatacaatttatttacattttaattggcatttgaaaaaaagactGTTATTCCTTTCATTCACCTTAACTGATTGCCCCTTCTCTGAACCCATGTGTCAGAACAAATAAACTCAAATTTCAGAGAAATCTGGATTCCTACCTGCAACAGGTGGAAGGCTGGGTGGGAGCGAGCCCGGTGGGGGCACAGGGGGCCGCATGTTCACTGGTGGGGGGTTCAtgagaggtggtggtggaagGCCTGGGGGTGGTGGTGGATCCACTCCTGGCATTGGCGGAGGTTGGAAGGGCAGCATATTGGGCAAATTGACATCCTCCACCACAACTGGGTCACTTCCATGGTCAAAAGGACACATGTCCCCTCTCATGCAGAATCCCTTTTCTGGAAAAGACAGCAGACATATGTAgaacatcaaacacacataactaaaaacaataaatactgCCAGgctacacacaaaaaaaattcaattagCTTTCCCTACCATCATAGTCCCGACATCGCTTCCTCTGTTGAGGGGGTAGTCCCCTATTAAAAGGACCACGATCAACAGGGGGCTCAGGGCGGAAGTCTGACCAACTCTCCGTGGTGTTGTTACTGTGATGATGGGTGGGGGCGATGACTGTAATGGTGCTGCTCAGTGTTGGCACAGGGAAATGTGACGTGGTCGCAGTGGAGACCAGGACTGCTGGGGTGTAGTTATCGCTACTTTCTGACCTGTGATCATGATCATACTTCAACTTCCCAGAATCTCGTTCTGCAAATAGACAAGAATTGCCAAATATAAAAGTGAGGTAATGGTAATTATGGCATGCATACCTGCGAGAAACCAGACCTGTCTGTGTTGTCGACTGATGATAAGCTGTCTGAGCTGCTATCACTATGTGTCAACTCAACGCCAATATGTCATTAAATCAGATATAattcataaacaaaaacagttaacGCTGAAGAAAACCAAATACACCTATATAAAACCAGACAAACACGTGAGGTAATCTTTGAGTTTAAGAAACCCTTTTGTCGGCTGTAATCTGTATGGAAACACAAAGTTCAGCGACAAAACGGGATCaaagttcaaatgaaaatgaactttgaGCACACTGCAAGATCCAAAAGTAGTGTTTTGAAACTTAAGTTTTGGTGTTACTGCTCCTTTAACAGAAAAAGGTTTAAATTGGCACAAAGTGATTCCGCTGGTAGTGGTAACTTGCAGCCTTAGATTATGTTAGATCCATCAGTCATGTTCTTACCTCTGCTCCTGGTTCTGGAGCGGGTTCTGCTGTGTGACCTGCTCCGGCTGCGATCTCGATCCCTATCTCTATCCCTGTCTCTATCCCTATCCCTCTCTCTGTCGCGGTCTCGCATGCGATCCTTGCTCCAACTCCGGCTGCGGCTACGACTATAACTACGACTGCGGCCTCTCCTGCGATTGTACCGATCGCGGTAAGAGTCCCTCCTTGGTGGGTTGCGTTCATAATCCCTCTTCCTTGGGCGGTCATCTCTCTTACGGTCATCTCCTCTCCTTAAAATGTGAGTAAGCAAAGACATGACAATTAGTGAAAAGTAAATACAAGATGAATTAAACAGATCTGAAAGAGGCCGTTGTGCACACCTGCTATCTCTGCTGTAGCGTGAGCTTGATTGCAGAGGACTGTGATTCATTCGCCGAGGAAACTTCTTCTCCCGCTCTTCCTCCCGATTTGTCTGAACCTAAAAAAGTAAAATCGCATAAATATTGCTGGTCTAAGATGGCTACTAACATGGGAGGTCTTCCATATTGTTTGGTGCCATTGAGTGCACATCTTTAGATATTCGACCTCTTGGAAATTTTAGACCTTATAAGAATATTACCTCATCTTTTTTCTGCTCATCTTTCTCCACTTTGACTACAGAGGATTGCTGCTCTGGCTGGGGGAGgtagtttttgttgttaatggCTTCAAACAGCTTGTCCACAAATGGCTGGGTCTCTGAGAAAAGGTGTAAAATTGAGATGAGTAAAGTGCAAATTAAAGACTACATGCTGATATACAGGTAACTAACAAGCAGAATTAATCGATAAATCAAAGAGGCTAACAAAGTAACGCTTTCACGTAACGGGGATTAATTACCTTTCTGAAGAAATACATCCAACTGGTCTATACACAGGGCTTTAAGTTCcttttcacttttgtctttcttcaccAAAGCAACAACATACTTTGCAAGGGCAGAAGGGTCTGCATCACAGCTGgaatttgtgaagaaaaaaaagaaaagcataagGAACACGAACGTCTGAATAAATATGTAATCGGTAACTGATGATATCTCAGGCATTACGTGTAATTTACTCagtgtttatttgaaataacGTGTTACAGACTGAGCTAGAGTGGTGTGGCTAATAGCTAGCGTTACTTACATAGGCTCGAGAGTATCAGACAGCCATGTTTTCAAGGCATCAAGGTTTTCAATGATCATCTTAGATCCAAATTAACCTTCCTTCCCCCGCGGCCAGAGTTAACGCTAGCTGGGGTGACGTTAAATATCTGTTTAAAAGTGTATCCGAGATTAGCTGGTGAAACTATCCTCTTTTAGTCTTTGGCTAGGCTGTGGTGCTAAAACGACGTTAGCTAAACAGCCGCGATAACGTTGCCCAACTTAGCCACGTTAGCATATGTCGTTCCAGGGTACAAACGTGTTGCACGCTTCCTCCACTCTCGTAGTCAATTTATTATGGAGACGAAGGCTGGGTGAGTCTATTATTTATCAGCGCTCAACCAAGTAACTCTAAAGGCGATAAATGACTCGTATCCGTTAAACTTATGGACCGTCCGCGCATCACTTGCTACTTTATCCCCTCTCACTAGCTAACCATGCCATTAGTGACTATTTACTTCCGCTTGTATTCTCGTTGGTAAATTATCGCGAGAGGATTCCACAGGCATACGCGAGAGTTTCTTCGTGTCAGCCACTGAGGATGGCCCTGTAAAATCCTAATTaactaaaatacaaaattacAAAGTACCAACAACGATGAACCGATATTCCTCTTTACAGTTAACTTGCCTCAGTAGTAGTTTAAAGTTAgattaaaaataacaactttTTCTACTACAGCAATgcattttaaaggttttgtCGACCTTGACAAAGGACAACACACAATGTCAAAACAATAATTAGATCATTTTATTGTTTCCCGGTTTAACTGGAACTACAGTAAAAAGGTACAGatagacaaaacaaagatataAAATGTTTCCACTTTCCTCCATGCAAACCAGTGTGATTCTTCAAAATGGTACAATCCAACAACTTGTCTCTTTCGCTTGCAAGACCTGTTCTCTAACATACATTATCTCGCTCAATAAAATCATAATTTAACTGATGCTCtggtaaaaatatttaaacagtaaATTCAGAAAATACTGAAC
The Scatophagus argus isolate fScaArg1 chromosome 1, fScaArg1.pri, whole genome shotgun sequence DNA segment above includes these coding regions:
- the rbm26 gene encoding RNA-binding protein 26 isoform X2; the protein is MIIENLDALKTWLSDTLEPICDADPSALAKYVVALVKKDKSEKELKALCIDQLDVFLQKETQPFVDKLFEAINNKNYLPQPEQQSSVVKVEKDEQKKDEVQTNREEEREKKFPRRMNHSPLQSSSRYSRDSRRGDDRKRDDRPRKRDYERNPPRRDSYRDRYNRRRGRSRSYSRSRSRSWSKDRMRDRDRERDRDRDRDRDRDRDRSRSRSHSRTRSRTRSRERDSGKLKYDHDHRSESSDNYTPAVLVSTATTSHFPVPTLSSTITVIAPTHHHSNNTTESWSDFRPEPPVDRGPFNRGLPPQQRKRCRDYDEKGFCMRGDMCPFDHGSDPVVVEDVNLPNMLPFQPPPMPGVDPPPPPGLPPPPLMNPPPVNMRPPVPPPGSLPPSLPPVAGPPPPLPPLQPSGMDAPPNSITSSVPTIVTSGMRPSLPQAPVPLFTPDNYESDVYNPEAPSITNTSRPIYRHRVNAQRPNLIGLTMGEVDQPQRDKIPNNSMRIVMESDSRKRPAVSHDGGLPCKKPWFDKPNFNKPNHQGYHKRVPFSPNAKLLVRQIPPELNNISKLNEHFSKFGTIVNLQVAYQNDPEGALIQFASPDEAKRAVQSTEAVLNNRFIRVHWFRDDGNDGQSNSQQQPQTQPAMPSATSLKQSVKDRLGPMLSANSEPPQDSILASQNPSKMSVKDRLDFSAKPTAPVDKSPFQVFSTSVGLTKTVYNPAALKAAQKTSEEALKKKQEALRLQQDVRKKKQEILEKHIETQKLLISKLEKNKAMKAEDKAKIMETLDMLTKSITKLQEEIKGISSSSNPLRTAKSKAQAQKELLDAELDLYKKTQAGEDTAVLKMKYTQLQIEAAKRGLLSPGRGRGVHTRGRGALRARGRGSRGRGRGVPLHAVVDHRPRALEISGFTETDRVDLLPHFAQFGEIEDCQIDENNLSAVITYKSRAEAEQAALHGVRFNNHTLRLSWHKAAMTLSPVDADEAEPEEDEYPEESLSDDALLQDDDEEEDDNEPRSWRR
- the rbm26 gene encoding RNA-binding protein 26 isoform X1 codes for the protein MIIENLDALKTWLSDTLEPICDADPSALAKYVVALVKKDKSEKELKALCIDQLDVFLQKETQPFVDKLFEAINNKNYLPQPEQQSSVVKVEKDEQKKDEVQTNREEEREKKFPRRMNHSPLQSSSRYSRDSRRGDDRKRDDRPRKRDYERNPPRRDSYRDRYNRRRGRSRSYSRSRSRSWSKDRMRDRDRERDRDRDRDRDRDRDRSRSRSHSRTRSRTRSRERDSGKLKYDHDHRSESSDNYTPAVLVSTATTSHFPVPTLSSTITVIAPTHHHSNNTTESWSDFRPEPPVDRGPFNRGLPPQQRKRCRDYDEKGFCMRGDMCPFDHGSDPVVVEDVNLPNMLPFQPPPMPGVDPPPPPGLPPPPLMNPPPVNMRPPVPPPGSLPPSLPPVAGPPPPLPPLQPSGMDAPPNSITSSVPTIVTSGMRPSLPQAPVPLFTPDNYESDVYNPEAPSITNTSRPIYRHRVNAQRPNLIGLTMGEVDQPQRDKIPNNSMRIVMESDSRKRPAVSHDGGLPCKKPWFDKPNFNKPNHQGYHKRVPFSPNAKLLVRQIPPELNNISKLNEHFSKFGTIVNLQVAYQNDPEGALIQFASPDEAKRAVQSTEAVLNNRFIRVHWFRDDGNDGQSNSQQQPQTQPAMQPSATSLKQSVKDRLGPMLSANSEPPQDSILASQNPSKMSVKDRLDFSAKPTAPVDKSPFQVFSTSVGLTKTVYNPAALKAAQKTSEEALKKKQEALRLQQDVRKKKQEILEKHIETQKLLISKLEKNKAMKAEDKAKIMETLDMLTKSITKLQEEIKGISSSSNPLRTAKSKAQAQKELLDAELDLYKKTQAGEDTAVLKMKYTQLQIEAAKRGLLSPGRGRGVHTRGRGALRARGRGSRGRGRGVPLHAVVDHRPRALEISGFTETDRVDLLPHFAQFGEIEDCQIDENNLSAVITYKSRAEAEQAALHGVRFNNHTLRLSWHKAAMTLSPVDADEAEPEEDEYPEESLSDDALLQDDDEEEDDNEPRSWRR